The following proteins come from a genomic window of Blastococcus sp. HT6-30:
- a CDS encoding antibiotic biosynthesis monooxygenase produces the protein MSVVKINAITVPKDKQERFEERFRGRAGAVESTPGFEWFELLRPVEGTDQYLVYTRWSSQEAYESWQSSQEFDRAHDGGGDTLASAAPHSAHVWTYEVLEYAGPKANQGNQV, from the coding sequence ATGAGCGTCGTGAAGATCAACGCGATCACCGTGCCGAAGGACAAGCAGGAGCGGTTCGAGGAGCGCTTCCGCGGGCGCGCCGGGGCCGTCGAGAGCACCCCCGGCTTCGAGTGGTTCGAGCTCCTCCGCCCGGTGGAGGGCACCGACCAGTACCTGGTCTACACCCGGTGGAGCAGCCAGGAGGCCTACGAGTCCTGGCAGTCCAGCCAGGAGTTCGACCGCGCCCACGACGGGGGCGGCGACACCCTCGCCTCGGCCGCCCCGCACTCGGCCCACGTGTGGACCTACGAGGTGCTCGAGTACGCCGGGCCGAAGGCCAACCAGGGGAACCAGGTCTGA
- the truB gene encoding tRNA pseudouridine(55) synthase TruB: MSPRRPDADVPPGLLLVDKPGGMTSHDLVARARRALSVRKVGHAGTLDPMATGLLVLGVGAATRLLGHVGGHDKTYAATIRLGQATVTDDREGEVLTTTSAAHLDDDAVRTALAGQTGPLQQVPSAVSAVKVDGRRSYDRVRAGETVELAPRSVTVHRLEVHRITRPAPELVDVEVTVDCTAGTYIRAIARDAGAVLGVGGHLTALRRTASGPFAVAQAGSVEDSAASLLAGGGAGSLGLTEAALLVFPARELTAEEARALRYGQRIAATGAAGLHAAVGPDGRLAALVADAGRTARVVVGFPPR; this comes from the coding sequence GTGAGCCCCCGCCGACCCGATGCCGACGTGCCTCCCGGCCTCCTGCTGGTCGACAAGCCCGGCGGCATGACCTCCCACGACCTGGTCGCCCGGGCGCGGCGGGCGTTGTCGGTGCGCAAGGTGGGGCACGCGGGCACGCTCGACCCGATGGCGACCGGCCTGCTGGTCCTCGGCGTCGGCGCGGCCACCCGCCTGCTCGGTCACGTCGGCGGGCACGACAAGACCTACGCGGCCACGATCCGCCTCGGTCAGGCCACGGTCACCGACGACCGGGAGGGGGAGGTCCTGACCACCACCTCGGCCGCCCACCTGGACGACGACGCGGTGCGTACCGCGCTGGCCGGGCAGACCGGCCCGCTGCAGCAGGTGCCCTCGGCGGTCAGCGCGGTGAAGGTGGACGGCCGCCGCTCCTACGACCGGGTGCGGGCGGGGGAGACGGTGGAGCTCGCGCCGCGCTCGGTGACCGTGCACCGGCTGGAGGTGCACCGCATCACCCGGCCGGCCCCGGAGCTGGTCGACGTCGAGGTCACCGTCGACTGCACCGCCGGCACCTACATCCGGGCCATCGCCCGCGACGCCGGCGCCGTCCTCGGCGTGGGCGGGCACCTCACCGCCCTCCGCCGCACCGCCTCCGGCCCGTTCGCGGTGGCGCAGGCGGGCAGCGTGGAGGACAGCGCGGCCTCGCTGCTCGCCGGTGGGGGAGCGGGGTCCCTGGGGCTGACCGAGGCCGCCCTGCTCGTCTTCCCCGCCCGGGAGCTCACGGCCGAGGAGGCGCGGGCGCTGCGCTACGGCCAGCGCATCGCGGCGACCGGGGCCGCGGGGCTGCACGCCGCCGTCGGCCCCGACGGCCGGCTCGCCGCGCTGGTCGCCGACGCCGGTCGCACCGCGCGCGTGGTGGTCGGCTTCCCACCCAGGTGA